The region ACCGGAATTGGCACTGATGAAGCCGTCCGCCTTACTGGTTAATACATCACGGGGCCCGTTGGTCAATGAGAAGTCTCTTCTCTCGACCTTGGAGCAAGGCAAGATCCGAGGAGCCGCCATCGATGTCTACGATTTCGAGCCACTCCCCAAGGACAGCAGATGGAGAAGTGTTCCCTGGGGCAAGGATGGTAGAAGCGAAGTTCTGCTCAGCCCTCATATGGGGtatgtggaggagggtgtcATGAACCGATGGTACGAGGACTCTGCGGCAAACTTAGGGTTATGGCTGGAAGGCAAGGAGGTGCCGACGAAGTTAAGCTAGATAGCTTCAAACCTGTTTGTAACAGAATGAGAATGCCACTTAAATTATCCTGCTATTTGTTTTATAAGTTGTAAATATCGTTGTATTCGTTATCATTTTCCTACTAGACATCTTGCCAAGGTTTCAATATATACTTCGGTAGAGTCCACCAACCCCAAGCCGTAAGTCTGGAAAAGATAACACCACTTTGCACCATAGGAAAGAGAACTGAAACTGGTCAATTCACTGCCTTGCACACGAGGCAGAGCTCAAgcctttctcctttccccaCCCCCGAGTGGAAGGGTATGAAATCCTCAAACCGGTTTCCCCAGCTCCCCGCCTAAGTTCGGCCAGCAGGGATCATTGTGTGCTCGCATATATTTCTATAGGACTGTCATCATAGTGGTATCCTAGTGCTATTATAGAATCGGTTATGCAATGACAAACAGCCATTTGGTGTTTGGAACCGTGAGCCCTAACCTCTCTCATACTGGCATCCAGCATGTCTCGGATTCAATTTGAAGGACTGCCGAAGCTCCATGGGATTGCATATATGGATGCAATTGCCAATCTAAGCCCATCTGACGTCGCATGAATGGCCAATACCAGGTACTGTTTCATCTGGGACAATTAACATTGATTATATACAGAAGCTTACTGAGAATATAGGAAGATACGTGGTAGTTACATTGAAGGTGTGTGTACACCCTGTCAAGAGCAGTGTCTGTGGTGGCTTTTGGTGATCTGTACTACGCACAATAATCTACCATATTCGCTTGAAATTCATCTAATTCGATTGGACGCAAGACAGAAGACTAGGCCAGTACTAGTAGGAGCATCCAACAGGCACGCACAAGCTGGAGGTGATAAACAACTTTAtgggctgtggctgctcCAAACATACAATCCTGGGCCTTTGGTATGCAATAATATCACCGAGAGATGCGAAATGGGTGAATTCGGACGTATTCGACTATCTAATTAGGGATTCAACAGTCTTTTCGCTGCGTCATTGTTGACATTGCGAGGCCTGGGGGAAATCGTCTCCGCCACCTCTCTCCAAATTGGAGACAATCCAGCCCTACTTCTGATTGCCGAGATGAGATCCGATCAGCTACGTATTTAATGACCAGAATAATCTATTGAAGGACTTCAGTCGACTGCGCTTCCCTTCCAAGAGCAATCATGTCGTTGTCCACCGAATCAACAGACATCACGCTCTATACCTGGCTGACACCCAACGGCATCAAAACTTCAATCGCTTTAGAAGAATTATCCGTCCCCTACCAGGCAGTCGCGGTTGATATTTCAACCAACGCCCAGAAAGAACCCTGGTTCCTGGCAATCAATCCCAATGGACGCATTCCGGCCATCACCGACAAGGGCCAGCGCGTCTTCGAGAGCGGGGCGATTCTGATGTACCTGTGCGACAAGTATGATCACAATCGCACGATCAGCTACTCCCCTGACTCTCCCGAGTACTATGAGCAGCTAAGCTGGCTCATGTTCCAGATGGGCGGCCTTGGGCCAATGCAAGGTGCGCAGCATTTTCCAAGTATCCAGGCCTCAGGCAGGGCATGCTGACAGTTGGACAGGACAAGCAAACCACTTTCGCCTCATGGCCGGAGAATACTGTCCATACGGCATCAACCGGTATATGAACGAAACGAAAAGACTGTACAGCGTTCTTAACGATCGCCTAATGGTCAGTCCGTACCTGGCTGGATCGAAATATACCATCGCCGACATCGCCAATTTTGGATGGATCCGATACGGTCCCTTTGCGCTGGAGATCAGTCTTTCCGAATTCCCCGCGCTTCAGCGTTGGCACGACGAAATCATGAAGCGTAGTGCCGTCCAGAGGGGTATAAAGGTTCCAACGGACAAGACAGAAGACCAGATCGCCGAGAGATATCGCAATATGAGGCAGAAGATGGATGGAATGAAAGAGGCGTTGTAAAGGGGAGGCCCAAGTCGCTATTGCTTTGACAGATGAGGAGCTACATTATTAGTAAATAACAAAGCATATTAGCAATTACTATTCATTATTACATTCGCTTTTGCCTTATGGTAGGGTTGTGCAGTGCGGCAGCTTTAGATAGCTGTGCATAGAGATCATGGGCCGTCAAATGCCAGAATGTTGCCCCATGGAATGTGTAGAATGTCAAAGAGATTGAACACAGTCCCACCTCACAAGTTCCTACTCCACACTGTCAATTTCCCCGAATTCCAAACAGGCAGGGCGCTAAGATTCCCCACAGGTCCGGGGTAGTTTTAGCGTTGGACTCCACCCCCGCAATCTGGATGAGGGCCTGGTCTATTCCTGGAGTATACGGTCTGCTGCGAGTGTCTAAAGTCCCATGGGACTCTTTGCGTTTTCCCCAGCCTATTGAAGAGCATAGGACGTATATAAAGCCCACATCCCCTGATGAGCGAATATTATATCAAGCATCCTTGCAACACAACTCTGCTGGCCGAAAATGGAGCCCCGACAGAAATCTGACATCTCGCATCTGAGCCGATACGAAACCAATGCTAGTATCATGATCCCAAAGGATGTGTTTGAGAAGATGTACTTGACTCCCCAGCTGCCCGTCAAAGGACAGCTGAGGAAAACCTTGGGGAATCCAACCCCAATGTCAGTCTCCCTAAGCAGCGCAACTTCCAAACTATATTCTCGTTACTGTGCTGACCTGGGGTTTATAGGGCCCTGCTGGGCTTTCTTTTGAGTACCACGTCTTTCGGCTGCGTGGCTATGGGGTGGCGCGGAGCAGAGATAGGCAATTCTTTGATGTAGGATACCTGATCTTTCTTGCTGGCCTAGCTGACGCCTACACCACCCCCACTGCTAGTGGAGTATACTATTTCTTTGGAGGCACTCTGCAAGTACTCGGGGCCATTTTTGAGCTCATCATTGGAAATACCTTCCCTAGTGTCGTCTTCAGCACATTTGGTAAGCTTGTCAGGGAAGACAGTTGTTTTACGTGGCCAATCTGTACTGACATAGCTTGAACATGCGCTTTCTGGCTTGCTTTGGGAGTAACAGAGCAGTACGGACTCGCCAATTCCGGTGATCCGGCATCATTCTACTCGAGTTTTGGTATGTTACTTTCGTCGCAGTTGCACGTTTTACGGCCCCTAACAACCCCTCCAGGATTCTTCCTCTGTTTTTTGGGGGTCCTGTGCTTCATGTTTCTTGTGTGCTCGCTGCGCACCAATATCGTCTTTGTATTTATCTTTGTGTTTCTCGAAGCCGGGGTTTTACTTCTCGCGGCGTCGTACTGGTACTTGGCCCAGGGCCTTCAGGAGGCAGCTCTGCGACTAGAGAAGGTAAGCAGACCGTATCCACCCAACAGCCTCTGTCCCCTGTTGCTGAAGGGCCTATAGCTAACTTAAACCATTTCAATCAGGCGGGCGGTGCCTGCgtttttgtcttttctgtCGCTGGGTGGtatcttcttttttccatcATGCTCCAGTCCGTTGATTTTCCAATCTCCCTCCCTGTTGGGGACCTCAGCACACGGTTTGAAGGAAAGTCAGCAAGGGAAAAGCGGGCAGCAGAAATCGAGGTCTGAGTTAGGGTTGAATATGGCCTAGCCTTTTGTATGGGCCTGGGGGTGTCAACATCCACGGTACGAAACAACGAGGGAGGATATTCTCAGTTGTCAGAGGGAAGGGAAATTTGTGCTATTTCCTAACCGCCAGTTTCGAGTGAATCTCCTAAGAGCGTAACCGAATATAATCACTTACCATCTTTAAACTTCTTTTACTGAGAGAGGATGTGAGATGGGTGTGAGAACTCAGATACTGACCTTTGGCGGGGAGGCAGCATTATGAACATCTAGGCTAAACCACACATCTGAAAATGGAGCTAGAACTTCTTACCTTCGTTGTTTCCGTCCAAGACTAGGCCGATTCCACACGTTTCCCAGCACCAGGTCCTTTTGCATGGTGTCGGGACTTGAAGTGATGGTCATTATTTTTGGTTCTGGCAATTGCGTCGGCGCGAATGGGAGTGGGTTTGCACGGAGCTCGCGATATAAATCCTTGAGCACAGAATATTGGTATTGACGGTTCGCTTGGTATTTCTACCCCATTAATGGGGAATACTGTTACCTTGGCGATTCAAGAAGTGATATGATACAAGGTCCAAGATCCAGCCTATGATTGTACGGGTATAATACCCCATAAATACTGATATCTGGTCACGGTGGGAACCATGAACATTATTCGaatttaaaatttctatCATCTGACCGTAAGGACATACTGTTAATGTATTCGTCTGCTACTCTATATCTTCTTTAAACAGCGCCTGAACCAACCAGCTTCACTGCCACTCTGGAAATCATTGATTTGGCCATATCAATGACCAGCTTTCCACTGGCACCATTGTTGTAGTCATTGACCAACTcgttcagcttctccaatGAGTATGTCTTGCTGATGGCCCGTACGCCTTCCTGTGCCGCGAAGTTCAGCATCGCCCGGAGCTGGTGATTCCTTCCAACAAGCACGCCAACCATTTTGATATGGCGGAACACCAGGTCTCGAGGCTGAATCCGGAAGCCCTCTTTAGGGAAACTGACCATAACGCATGTGCCATGGTCTTTGAGCAGCTTCATACCGTACTCGAGCGCCTGCTGGGCTTCTGGCAAAATGAGCACAGAGTCCACACCCTTCTCGCCCTCCAAGGCCGGCTCGGGTTTCCCACATACAGCCCAGCGGGCCTCTTCCGCTGGCTGGACTCGTGCATCGACGACTGTCACCCTGGAACCCAGAGGGCCGAGACCATCCACAACCCGTCGAACCAGGCTGAGTGCTGCGTCCGATGCATCGATTGCAACAACCCTGCAGCCCAGTTTGGCAGCAAACTGCACTCCCAAATGCCCTaagccaccaccagcaccggagATCGCGACAGTCATGCCCTCGCCGCCTTGCTTTCCTTTATCGAGCCGGACATTTCCTTGGCCGAGTGCGTTCCAGATCGTCAACCCGGCACACATCAACGGAGCCGTATCGACAGCAGTCATTCCCGGCGGCATAGGAGCAACCTGGCGAGAGTCCACAGTGCAGTAGTCCTGGAAGCCTCCGTCTCGTGAGAGCCCGAGGTTACCGGCCTTGGTACAGTAGACGCCATATTTCTCCGGATCGCCGTCGTTGTTGCTGCACTGGTAACATGATCCGCAGGGGTGAAACGCTCGGCCAGGAACTCCAACGGAAGTGCCAACCTGGAGACCTAGACGAGAGGAAACATCCGGGCCCATGGCTACGATAACGCCGGCGAACTCGTGCGAGCCAACCCTTGGGAGATCCTGCCACATGGCGCCGGACGCGAAGACTGCATCGGTGTGACAGTATGACGCGGCTTTCACATTGACAAGGATATCATGCCctttggggttggatggccTTTCGACCGCTCTGAGGGTGTAGGGGGCGTTGAATGCCTCGAGGACTTGGGCGCGCATGGTGAGATACTTTTCGTACTGGGGGTTGTGGGTACTGTAGGTTGACCTTAGCTTCAAATATGTATAGTATGCGAAGTTATtgataaaataattaagcAAATCGCTTTCTATAAGTAGGTCAAGATACAACTTCTAATGTGGCGGTACCTGGTCTGTGCCAAGTTGGGGACGATGTGGGGAAGCGGGTTGGGGTATCATGGTCATTGAGTTGCACTGCGTGTCACTGAAGCAGTATTTATCATCAGGAGTAGTGAAGAAAGCGTGGGGGATATCTTGGCTTATGTGTTTATTACACAAAGCCGTGGGTTTCTTCTGGGAGACATGGTGATAAGCAAATTGGAGAACTCATGTCAACTACATTATACTCGTATACCCGGTAGGCGTACTAGCCCTTAGTTAACCAACTGGGTATAACTTCTTGCATTAATTGATGATCCTAAACAAATCGCCGAAGCTACCCTAACGGTTTTAGTTCAATGCTCAAGAGTGTTTAGACAGGCCCTTGTGCAGCGTATCAAACGGTACAGCAAAGCAGGCCAACAATAACACAGAGAGTGAAAGCAGAACCAGATAGAGATAATAGTGGAATAAATCAGACCCCTTGTCCTGTTCGCCCTGTTTTGTGGTTAACGGCGAGCACTAGAATAACCCGTCAGCTAAAAATCAAGCTTACAGATATTAGCACTGGTTGACGACGGACCtgatcttcaacatccccaACCAGGAGCGTTCCCAGCAGCTGTCGTGCCTCCTTGCTATGCTCAGCATCTTCAAAAAGCTCTGTCACATCTTGGCCGCCTTGGTCTAGTAGAAATTCGTCACCACCCCTGCGCTTGTTAGCATATTCCTTGCCAGCACAATGTGCCCGCGTGGTATAGGGGAACGTGCGGATGCTCATGTTGGAACTTAGTAACGTCATATACCTTCCCATTGATAATGAAGAGAAGGTCAGTGGCCAAATTATGGCGGGAGACCTCCTCCAGAGTGAATTTACGAGCCATTCTTCTGGCGTTTCAACCGACTCGGAGCCCAGCAACGGCAAATGTAGTCTGTCAATTCAGTAGCCCTGGTAAAGAGCGCGAATCTCGTGTTCCTTTCCTTGCCTGCTCCGGGGAATCGTATATATTTCGAACAGtacccccaaccccaaatCGGGGTAATAATACCTGGCGTAATCCAGGCAGTATATAATGCTGACTTCTATGCCATATTTGATGTATGCACAGCACCCTTAgcttatctatctatctaccATGGACGCTCCCACGGGATGCAACGTTTCTACCGAGTTGCATAACTTGGTGAGTGGCTTGTTAGACAGACGGCAGATGGCCTGCGTTTTCTGACGTCTCTCAAAGCTCAGCGATCCATCGCTGCTCATCTGCGATGCATTTATTGACGGGGAATGGGAGGAAAAGGACAGAACATTTCCTGTCTATGGTAGGCGAGATCCCTAACGCACTGCCCCTGCTTTATTTCCCTCTATTTCTAATATACATCAGAGCCATCAACAGGACAGCAGCTGAGCTCGGTGGCCAGCGTCGATGAAGCGGATTTCCGAAGAGCAATAGACAGTGCAGTCGACGCACAAGCAACATACTATGACACCACAACAGCTGCTCAGCGGGGCAGTCTGCTTCGTGCGTGGTTTGATCGCATTCAGGGAAATGCTGAAGACTGTGTGTGCATCCTGGCCCCGTCTTGCTCGGTTGGGTTAGTACAATTAACATGACAATTTGCAGTGGCCAAGATCCTCTGTTATGAAAATGGCAAAACCTACGCTGAAGCCATGGCGGAGATTGAGTACGCAGCAAGTTTCATTCGCtggtttggagaagaggcATCTCGCACCTATGGCGATACGATTCCTTCAACAGCGCCGCATGCTGTCGTCATGACCATCAAGCAGCCTATTGGTGTGTGTGGTATCATTACGCCGTATGTTTGCTGGTCTTCTATCTTCATCCCAGCCTGCTAGGCGTTCCTGAATACTAACCACTGCCCTACAGCTGGAACTTCCCTGCGGCTATGATCACCAGAAAAGTCGGGCCCGCCTTGGCTGCTGGCTGTTCGGTTGTCATCAAGCCTCCGAGTGAGACTCCGCACACCTGTCTGGCGTTGGCCAAGCTAGCAATTGAGAGCGGGCTGCCCGCAAAATGTATGCAGGTGTGTCCGACTAAAGACCGCACTGCTTCGTTGCAGCTTGCTCTGAGCCCCAAGGTGGCAAAGCTCAGCTTTACTGGGTCTACTCGAGTTGGCAAGATGCTTGCGGAGTTAGCTAGCAAGACTGTCAAGAAAGTTAGCTTGGAGCTAGGTGGAAACGCCCCGTTTATTGTCTTTGATGATGCAGATGTCGACCTCGCTGTTGAGGGTGCCATGGCCTGCAAGTTCCGGTGTACAGGGCAGACATGTGTTTGGTAAGTCCGCAACCTGTGCTAGTATTTCTTACAGCACGGTAGTCCTGACCTAGCACCTCCAGCGCAAACAGAATTATAGTACAAGATGGAATTGCCAAAGCTTTCACCGCAGCTCTGGTAGCGCGAGTCAACCAGTTGCAAATGGGACGGGGAATGGGCAAGGGAGTGACTCAGGGTCCCCTAATTAACGCTACAGCAGTGGAAAAGATCCAAGACCATGTAAACGATGCCGTTTCAAAGGGTGGACATGTCGAGACTGGCGGGAAACGGCCAGAGACGCCtgggttcttcttcgcaCCAACCGTGATATCTGGTGTGACGGCAGAAATGAAGGTATCCAGTGAGGAAACATTCGGGCCCCTTGCCCCAATTTTCACGTTTAGGtcagaggatgaagcaaTTGCCATGGCCAACGACACCGAGTTCGGACTCTCTGGCTACTTTTTTTGTCGAAACATTAGCCGGACCATGCGGGTGGCTCACCGGCTGCAGTGTGGGATGATTGGGGTGAATACGGGGAAGATAAGCGCATGCGAGACGCCCTTTGGAGGTATCAAGCAGAGTGGGTATGGAAGGGAGGGGAGTAAGTATGGGATGGACGAATaccagatcatcaaggcAATCACCATCGGCAATACCGATGCCTGATCAGGGAAACAGTAGCAAGACTAGAAACAGACTACGTTACATCCAATTACAAGTCGTATACCAGCTGTAGTGCGAAATACCTTGagttcttctttccttttgcGGGATTCCTCGATAACTAAAACCCTAAATACCCCAAGGGTTGCCCAGCTTCCCCGTACCCCGGTTCTCTTCCCCAATTTGGAGGTAAATCATATAGATTGCAAGTCCATCTTTAATCATTGGCGAGTATAGTTGCGATATTCATCTAGATCGATTACCTCGTCTACCATCGGCGTGGGGGAAAGGGTTGCTGGGTCTTTTCCTTAAACCTCCATTTCCCCAgtcttcctctccaacccccatCGTCCTGCACCCAATCTCACCTACCTTCCCCCCCGCTAGTCGTGAAAGAAATGTCAGGAGTCGAAAAGTCGCATTCATGCCATCGCTGTGGGAAGGGCTTTACGCGGTTGGAGCACCTCCAAAGACATGAACGGTCGCGTGAGTTGTACAGTGCCAACCAATAGCCATTACCTTGCTGAACAAATCAGATACCAAAGAGAAGCCGTTTCAGTGCACAGCATGTTTGAAGGCCTTTACGCGAAAGTGAGTCCCTAAGGATCTCCCTACCTCGTGCGCCTGTCCATGCTCATTAGGACTGGAAGGGATCTCCTTAACCGCCATAGCCGACTCACACATAACCCCAGTGGTCCCCAGCCCCCCGACATAAGAAAGGCACCACAGTCACAGCCATCGTGGCCAACATTGCCAGTAGCACCACAGCATGTTGGTGCGAGTGATTTCCGGCTCAATGGCGACGGTTTAGGGCTGAACTTCGTCCCATCACCAGTCGCAGCCGGTGGTACGCTGTCTGACCATCAAGCCGCTTCGAATTTCAACTTTCTCGGCTTTGAGCCATCTTTAGAATCCATTCCAAGTGATTTCACAGCTTTCATGGATAGTGTCCCGATCCCGAGCAACCCCTATTCGCCCTCACTTCAACCAATTCCTGCCTTTTCACCCGGGTTTGAGGTACAAATGTCGGCACCCAGCAAGGAGTACGATGTCAGACAGGGCCTGGTAGACGAGCAAGTGTCTGAACAAATGACCGAGAACCTGGCCTTGTCGTCGCCATTTAGCTCTCGCCTTCCATCACTACAGCCGGAGGAACTGTCGATTCAAAGGCCGCGAAGCACCTGCAGACCGAACAGTCAGTTTTTAGTCTCAGCCAAGTGCCGTGAGCACTTTCTGAGAGAGTTAGCTAGGCTTTCCGGCACAGTACCTGGTGACTTTATCCTACCTTCCCGGCATACTCTGTCTAGGCTGGTTATCGTCTATTTCAGCGCCTTCCACGAGCACCACCCTTTCCTGCATGTACCAACCCTCAACTTGCATTGCATCAACCTGGAGCTGTTTCTCGCTATCATTGCACTTGGTGCCCGGTATGCGCGGGAGCTGGATATAGGCGTAAAGCTGTTCCGCGTCGCAAAGGCCGTGGTGATGGAGCGGATACAGCGGCCGCGAGGGAAAGGGCCCAACGActctactaataatacaagGTGTGACGACGGGGGGCTAGATACTCACGCTGACGACCGCACAAGGCCCTTTGAAACGGTGCAGGCCTTGGTGCTCCTTATAGCGATAGCGAGCTGGTTCCACCGCAGCCCTGATACATATGAAGCTTTATCCCTGCGCGGGGTGGTCGACTCTCTCATCCGACAAGGTGGGTTGGAGTGCCCGCCCAGCCACGAGCCACAAAGCTGGCAAAGCTGGGTTCAAATGGAGATGTTGAAACGAACGAAGCTGGTGGCgttctgcttcttcaacatTCACACCATTGCATTCGACCTGCCGCCGCTCATCTTCTCGAGCGAACTGGATGTATATCTGCCTTTTCCAGAGCAGCAGTGGAAGGCCGAGAACAAGAAAGCCTGGCAAAAGGCCCTCGATTCGGCGGACCCTCCAGAGCCTTTCCAGGCCACATTGGAGAAGCTCTTTGACGACCCAAGACCTTCAGGGAGAGGACCATGGGATAACGCGatctcgagcttctcgccCCTAGGGGGCTTCTCACTTATACACGCCATCATACAGCGTATATGGCTGGTGCACAACTCTCGGTTTCCGGGTGCACGGGGCCGGAGAGAGGGCCTCTCCAACGAGGAAATGAGTGTGTTCGAACGAGCTCTTAAAGGCTGGTCTTTATGTTGGGAGCATGGCCCGGAGAGGTCCATCGATCCGATGAGCCCGCACGGCCCACTGTCGTTTACATCAACTGCTCTGCTTCGCCTGGCGTATATCCGCATCAACTTGGATCTGGGACCCACACGATCCCTGACAACGTGGAATCCCAGCTTAGTTGCTAAATCGCTCGATGGGAGCCCTGGGGTCGAACGCACCGAGAAGCTCACTCGCGCTGTATTGCACTGTGCTCACGCCCTGAGTATCCCCGTGAAACTGGGGACCAGGTTTGTTGCAAGAAATCAGGTTATATACTGGTCTAACCAGCATGCTTTGTGCTCGCTGGAGTGTGCGGTTCTTCTAGCTAAATGGTTGGAGGTTGTCACAGTGCCTTGTCCATCGCCGCCCCTCAGGCCTACCGAGTGGAGGGTGCTGCACTTCCTGGCGCAGCTCGTGGCAGAGGGGGAGTACGGTAGGACTCCTGAGCAGATATTGGCCAGGAGGGAGTTGATGAGCGCCGCCTTGGTCAGAATGTGGGGGACCCTCTACAACTGTGACAGCGTTTGGGAGATGGTGACTTTGATCGGCCAGTCTCTGTTTGAGTATGCGGCTTTACTAGAGTCGCATCATAGCTACTCATCTACGTAATTTCCACTGCAGCATAATGCAGAATAGTGTGGTCTAAAAGTTGACTCCATCATTGTGGACAATACAAGGGCGGGATTCTATGTCAAAGACGAGCTCTGCGAAGCCAAGCTCTTACCTGCGTAGATCGACAAGCGTTtctcttaataaaaaaggaagatggagaagaaatcCCCCTATCGATTCTCCCCGCTTTTCACCCCCGCAATCTCATTGAGCCCTGACGGAGGATACACCATTGCTTGGGGTGGTGGCTGTGGCATGATCAAGCCCACCTTGTATCGAACTTACTCTCCAATTTGGAGAAACACAGCCTAGTTCCAATGGATGTTGTATTCTAGTTCCTACCAGCAGTCATGGGACAGGCAGTACATATTATATACAGGACTGCATTCATAGTATAATGTCTAGGATATCGATTTGTCTATGTACATTCTCAAAGGGGCGGGGATGGAAGTTCCCACCTCTTCTGAGCCTCCTTTGACGGTGATAGTGGCGAGAAACAGGATATGGCACCCGGGTGACATGTTGGAAGGCTTTGTGGATGTCACTCAAGAATATGTCATTGATCGCTTGGCAGTATCGCTTGAAGGTTACCTCCTACATTGCCGAAACGGGGGTCCACACAGTCAATAACAATCCTTTTAGGCACCTTGCGAGTATGGATGTACAAGGGCGACCCTGACGTCGACGACCCATACGAAGATACGGTGGAAAAGAAGGTTGGATGAGCCCGTCTTCCATCACGGCATCTTATTCCACGACTAATGGGGCTTTTTCTTGAAGTTTCTGGCAATGGACTTCATCTCGGACAGGGACTTGATATCGACAAATGGCAGCAGATACCCCGAAGGCTCCCAACCACATCGTGTGCCATTCCGTTTCATAATTCCAGACCACCAGATTCCTCCTCACCGAGAACGTGAGAGTGCGAGCGCAGCTTTCCTCCAATTACCTCCTTCCTTGCGAGGGGGCTCGGAGTTCGTGGATAATTCGAACAGCAAAGTATACATGCAGCCGCTTGTTCAATACACGCTGCATGCAAATTTGATAGCCCATCGGTATTCCTCGCACAGTGTACTACCGTTTAAGCTTGATTCAACAGTCGAAATACAAATCTGTCCGCGGTCTGGCTGCCAGCCTCCGACTGCAGTCGACGATTTTCCCGGGGAGTTCCAGTTAACTTCTGTGAGACGCATCCGCCAACATCCACTCTGGGGACGAACGCTGGGGGGAATGACGATAACGACGACAGAGCCTCCCCCGGTTGTGATAGGCACGAGTAATGCTACGGCTCAAGCAACCTCGCAATGCAAAATCACTCTGATATTCAAGCCGAGGAACCCCACAAAGGCAGCGATCCCACCACTAGGTCTCCTGAGAGGCATCATCAGAGCCCAGCTCCATATTAAGACATACTACTCTACCCAGACGTTTC is a window of Aspergillus puulaauensis MK2 DNA, chromosome 4, nearly complete sequence DNA encoding:
- a CDS encoding glutathione S-transferase family protein (COG:O;~EggNog:ENOG410Q1FD;~InterPro:IPR036249,IPR040079,IPR036282,IPR010987, IPR004045,IPR004046;~PFAM:PF13409,PF00043,PF14497,PF13417,PF02798;~go_function: GO:0005515 - protein binding [Evidence IEA];~go_process: GO:0006749 - glutathione metabolic process [Evidence IEA]) — protein: MSLSTESTDITLYTWLTPNGIKTSIALEELSVPYQAVAVDISTNAQKEPWFLAINPNGRIPAITDKGQRVFESGAILMYLCDKYDHNRTISYSPDSPEYYEQLSWLMFQMGGLGPMQGQANHFRLMAGEYCPYGINRYMNETKRLYSVLNDRLMVSPYLAGSKYTIADIANFGWIRYGPFALEISLSEFPALQRWHDEIMKRSAVQRGIKVPTDKTEDQIAERYRNMRQKMDGMKEAL
- a CDS encoding uncharacterized protein (COG:S;~EggNog:ENOG410PNV9;~InterPro:IPR000791,IPR030186;~PFAM:PF01184;~TransMembrane:5 (o53-72i84-107o127-149i156-178o193-214i);~go_component: GO:0016021 - integral component of membrane [Evidence IEA]); its protein translation is MEPRQKSDISHLSRYETNASIMIPKDVFEKMYLTPQLPVKGQLRKTLGNPTPMALLGFLLSTTSFGCVAMGWRGAEIGNSLIGVYYFFGGTLQVLGAIFELIIGNTFPSVVFSTFEQYGLANSGDPASFYSSFGFFLCFLGVLCFMFLVCSLRTNIVFVFIFVFLEAGVLLLAASYWYLAQGLQEAALRLEKAGGACVFVFSVAGWYLLFSIMLQSVDFPISLPVGDLSTRFEGKSAREKRAAEIEV
- a CDS encoding uncharacterized protein (COG:Q;~EggNog:ENOG410PJBZ;~InterPro:IPR013154,IPR013149,IPR036291,IPR011032, IPR020843;~PFAM:PF00107,PF08240;~go_function: GO:0016491 - oxidoreductase activity [Evidence IEA];~go_process: GO:0055114 - oxidation-reduction process [Evidence IEA]); its protein translation is MRAQVLEAFNAPYTLRAVERPSNPKGHDILVNVKAASYCHTDAVFASGAMWQDLPRVGSHEFAGVIVAMGPDVSSRLGLQVGTSVGVPGRAFHPCGSCYQCSNNDGDPEKYGVYCTKAGNLGLSRDGGFQDYCTVDSRQVAPMPPGMTAVDTAPLMCAGLTIWNALGQGNVRLDKGKQGGEGMTVAISGAGGGLGHLGVQFAAKLGCRVVAIDASDAALSLVRRVVDGLGPLGSRVTVVDARVQPAEEARWAVCGKPEPALEGEKGVDSVLILPEAQQALEYGMKLLKDHGTCVMVSFPKEGFRIQPRDLVFRHIKMVGVLVGRNHQLRAMLNFAAQEGVRAISKTYSLEKLNELVNDYNNGASGKLVIDMAKSMISRVAVKLVGSGAV
- a CDS encoding uncharacterized protein (InterPro:IPR036400,IPR001199;~PFAM:PF00173;~TransMembrane:1 (o86-107i)); translated protein: MSIRTFPYTTRAHCAGKEYANKRRGGDEFLLDQGGQDVTELFEDAEHSKEARQLLGTLLVGDVEDQCSPLTTKQGEQDKGSDLFHYYLYLVLLSLSVLLLACFAVPFDTLHKGLSKHS
- a CDS encoding NAD-dependent succinate-semialdehyde dehydrogenase (COG:C;~EggNog:ENOG410PUYN;~InterPro:IPR015590,IPR029510,IPR016160,IPR016161, IPR016162,IPR016163;~PFAM:PF00171;~go_function: GO:0016491 - oxidoreductase activity [Evidence IEA];~go_function: GO:0016620 - oxidoreductase activity, acting on the aldehyde or oxo group of donors, NAD or NADP as acceptor [Evidence IEA];~go_process: GO:0055114 - oxidation-reduction process [Evidence IEA]); translated protein: MDAPTGCNVSTELHNLLSDPSLLICDAFIDGEWEEKDRTFPVYEPSTGQQLSSVASVDEADFRRAIDSAVDAQATYYDTTTAAQRGSLLRAWFDRIQGNAEDLAKILCYENGKTYAEAMAEIEYAASFIRWFGEEASRTYGDTIPSTAPHAVVMTIKQPIGVCGIITPWNFPAAMITRKVGPALAAGCSVVIKPPSETPHTCLALAKLAIESGLPAKCMQVCPTKDRTASLQLALSPKVAKLSFTGSTRVGKMLAELASKTVKKVSLELGGNAPFIVFDDADVDLAVEGAMACKFRCTGQTCVCANRIIVQDGIAKAFTAALVARVNQLQMGRGMGKGVTQGPLINATAVEKIQDHVNDAVSKGGHVETGGKRPETPGFFFAPTVISGVTAEMKVSSEETFGPLAPIFTFRSEDEAIAMANDTEFGLSGYFFCRNISRTMRVAHRLQCGMIGVNTGKISACETPFGGIKQSGYGREGSKYGMDEYQIIKAITIGNTDA